DNA sequence from the Liolophura sinensis isolate JHLJ2023 chromosome 1, CUHK_Ljap_v2, whole genome shotgun sequence genome:
ATTCCTCCTTCGGATATTTTCCCCTATGCACATTTTCCCCCATGTACATTTCCGCTAACATGCCCCTAACATATGTAACCAGGttatttgataaaatatgtTGGGTATTTACTTGATCCACTGATTagcataataaataagcaaagtaacCCAGAGGAAATCCATTTTGACGCTAAATAAATTACAGTTTCACGAAAAGAGAGACTTGATTGAGTgattaatatatttttactgttttacgttgtactcaagaatgaatgaatgaatgattgaatgaatggttggagtttaacgtcaatttttcagtcatttgacgaggAGGAATCATtgatgtgtttacatatactgtgttttcttgtggttgggcgaatccatgccgccaaagtgctgctgccactctaacctgtcagtgctgagcgccaagcaaggcatcAACAAGTACCTTTTTGAAGGTCTTTAGTATGGCTTGGCCCGGTTTTGATCCCGGGTTTCCCGACTTtaggcggacactctaaccattaggccatcgatGTGgtcagtactcaagaatatttcacttatacgacagaagCCCTCATTAAAATGGCAgaaaacgaccatccgcagctaactgacagatcttcccacgtacgatgttagaggaagtcagcatgagttgaacttgatttcattttgttcgatactcaagaatatttcttgccgtactcaagaatatttcacttatacgacggcggccagcattatggtgggaggaaaccgggcagagcccaggggaaacccacgaccatctgcaggttggaaAAAGCGGACCAGCGACGGCAATGTTATCCAAACACACATTTAATTAACCGAtattgctgattctgatggaatatttgatgatttgactgaatatatgtgaataaatggaTTTCATTGCTTAGTGTtagaactgaaaaacaaatcttcggATCTTGTATTATACTGTTCTTGCTGATTCACTGTAATAAGTTGTAAGACTTCTCTACGAGTTATACTGAAACAATACAAACTGGGAATATATTTATCACGTTTTATCAACGGAGCTATCGGGGTTGGTCCATGTCACGATTGAATAAAtgtgccatacctaaaattcagcttaggatGGGTATAGCCTGGGCATGCCTATCTCTCATACCACCCATCAGACTGGATTTTGTATCCCTTTCAGTTATACAAACATTCAGAAAAGAGTGCGACGtcgttcttatttatttatttatttgattggtgttttacgccgtactcaagaatatttcacttatacgacggcggccagcattatggtggaaggaaaccgggcagagccctccacgttcggccggagaggaagccagcatgagctggacttgaactcacagcgacgacgtcgttctgaatttctttttatttcaccacGAAAGACCCGATATATGTTTTTAAAGCCTTGTCGTCCCCCAGGTTGTCCCGCACTTAAAAACAACTCGACCAATCCACTGtgataaatttttcatttatgcgaggcggtcagttttacaggtggaggaaaccagagtgacccggggtaaaccaccgacctttggcaagttactgaacaACTTTTTGACgcgtgacatacagatatgcacaccatatttgcTTTAGGCAAGCGGTTTTCAAGAAACGTAtaagactgcgcaaacggccactCCAGCGTCGTCGGCCGACAAGCAGTTTGAGTGAAGgaatctgcccggtttccatccaccataatgctggccgccgtcgtataagtgaaatattcttgagtacggcgtaaaacaccaaataaataaataaataaataaataaataagcaatgtATATGACGCATACAAGGCCACTAAGAAGAACCAATCCGATATAATACAATAATTCAATATCCACCCAGTGAGAACGATTAATTAAAAACTCAATCAAGATCAAGTAGCATCGTATTGCtccaaatgttaaaatttatgcAACCTGTGCATGTTTTCCTGGAGAAAGCTAGTTTGATTAAACTCAATCAGTGTTAATGTTTAGATAATGATCAACTTCGAAGAGAGTAATTCACAAATAATGATTACGAGACTTTTTTTCTTAGTTTGCCCTACGTCTTAAtgtttgcagcaacctgcggatgatcgtgattttctcccgggttctgcccggtttcctcccaacatgaCGCTGGCTgatatcgtataagtgaaatattcttgagtgttgCATAACAcaactatgaaataaataaataaatattatttcttggtgttttacgcagtactcaagaatatttcgttgTGTGGAACTccttctgaataattatgaagtcatccgaggcaatgagttcttggtgttgaaaccagCCTTTTGGAATTTAATGTTGTGAATAAGAATCAGTGTCATACATATCAATGTGTGGAGCTTGTGCTGTTACATGTCACgaaactaaaggcaattttggtagcgagtaaaccgattttacagacagctgaatacaggcgactggctaaaagaaatagactatagtgcATGAGCCAAACCAAATgaataagaaaatgaaaacaaaccgGTACCGGTAGAGGGATTTTTTACCGTAAGTGAACGAGTTTGAAACTTACACAGAAAACACGTGCATGAAACATTCCGGTTGTGACAAGGTCATCTTTACATCCGTGGATGCATTTATAATTTCGACTGGGAGAAATCATTGTATAAAAGTATTAGTGATAAAAGCACAACTTCATCCACtgattattttgttgttgtcatatAGAATCAAAATGTATCGGGTATCAAGGTCGGCCAATGCGACCTCTTTTGCCTTCACTTCGACGTCTGCCTCCGCTGCCACCTCTACGTCCACCAGGAGGATTTCCACCACGACTAAATCCAGTATAACTGCCATCAGGTTTCTTGCAGTCTTTAGGTATGTCATGACCGTCACCTGTGTCATTACCATCTGGTTTGTCGCCGTGTTCGTCACCGCCCTCTCGTTTGTCACCTTTCTCGCCTTCACCATCACCGCCTCCACCACCTCTACAGCCAGGGGATCTTTCACCACGCCTGAATGGACGGGCATCAAGTGTGACGAGTAAAAACGAAGACTTGCCCTCCTCTTGTTGGGATGTTCGGTCTATTCTGGAGATAAAGACATTTCATTATTACCTCGTAGTGTTAGTATGTGTCAGTGAACTACCAAGATTTAAACGAAAAACACTAAATTGAAGTAAACATCTGACATCTTACAAGTTGTGTGATGTGATGGGCAGAATACAGTATAACAAAATGTCCACCTTGCAATCCACACATTTGccaaaacaaaattcaagtataaataagtaattttcaaatttaatttcgttttctctttttactgatgtttacttaactttcatgttttattttaatataagcATGCAGACACATAGCGAAGACCTCAtgaatttttgtcattttgtataATTATTATCAGTCAACCCAGCCTATCCATTTCGTAGACAATTTtatggtggtggtgtgtgtggaGAGACAGaataaaagagaaagaaaatagCATTTTCTGAACACGCCTTCTATAGGAAGAAAAGTGGCAATACTAATGATGGGGTAAATATTGCATCATATCAGTCAGTTGCACCAGCGATATTTGTTTCAACCTTATTCTTTTAAGCTTCGTTAAATTTGTCACGTCAAGAAGTGTCATTACGTAGCAATTGCAGAAGTTAAGTAGAACTTATAAATGCAGATATAATGACTCTGGCAATCTAACACTGCAAGGGGtagatttgtattttttttttttatttcagtaggggttttacgccgtactcaagaatatcagaagatcttcccacatacgaccggtgAGGAAGAGAACATGATacggacttgatctcacagcaatCGCAGGTAAATTTGTAGGACCACATGCACTCGCTGTGCCTTGGGTCTTGGTGATGACAAAGGACAGCCGTCATTTGTTGCGCTATTTACGCAGTTTTACTCTCGTTCGTTAGACCTATTTCCCACCAATGTGGAATGAATCTTATATCTTTAAAAGtcagtcagtaacttgccaaaggctcgCAGTTTACCCTAAGTTTCATTGCTGATATATTTACCGTCTCCTTGAATTTACGGTACAATCAACCTGTTCGATTTGGATTCAGTTCTAAAAGGTTTTCTAGTTATTTCATAAAATCTCCAACCAAAGCATTGCTGCAAACAATAGCAAATGACATATACGTGCAATAATTAATCCGGAAACAGACACTCTAGAATATTTAAATCTAGTTTATTTCACATGAGGTTTCATACTCTCGAAGGAATTCCTGTGATTTTTCGCACGATTGTAAAATGATATAGGGTATGCAAGCCCACCCAGGGTTCGATCTGGGGAGGGTAGAGAGAATAAGGGCAATTAGGGTGGCATCATGTGACAATCATGGGACAGAAACTAAATACTAGATAAGTGGCGGCAACATTGTTCTCACTTCATGACGAATCCGAGATCCCTGGGAACATccccaactgagatacacaACCGTGCAGATCTGTCACGGTTCTCGATCACTGTAGAAAAACCTAATGATAATTTCAGTTTGAGTCAGATAGTGGAGTATTTTTCGCTCAAATGCCAGAAATTCAATACAAACACGCCTTGAAATCTATTCCATCGTCACAATCCTGAAGGCCGGGAATGACAAGGCGGGGAATCCGGTtatatcacattataaagtttatattttgcGTATGAAGACAAATATTCACCAAAACGAAATTTAGTCAGCAAGTTGGCATATCTAATAAGATTTACTGTCCCCTCATTACATTCACGTTGAAAGAATTACAAGGAATCTTGAATATTGGGCGACGAATGTGAGCAGAGCAAAGACATTTGATGAACTATGTGTACTGCCACAAGTGTATTGTAATTCCTTCACAACAAAGTCTGTCACTGATTAACCAGACGTATTGTGAGTATGTGGTGAAAATGACGATGGATACAGGATGATTATGTGTGACAATCACAATTGCACCAAGATCTGGTTTCACTTTAAAAGTATTAAGatgatttatagatttatttatttgattggtgttatacgccgaactcaagaatatttcacttataagatggcggtcagaattatggtggaaatAAACCGGTCAAAAATGGGGAGAAGCCACGACCACGTACAGTGTGTAAGATGAAGAGGGCCCCGATAATGACACgtgacttctttttttttgaattcaTATCACATTTTTGTAAGCTAATAATTTGATTGCTTTCACGTTTATAGTACATGTGCATTGGATAATGGAATTACATGCAATGCATAAGGTTTTTCTGCCCCTTGTGTGACAAAACATCCACATACTTACGCCTGATCATGAGCATATCGAATGAGTAATTGGATCATTTGCTTTTCAGGACTTACGCTGGCAGTAAGATCTGAGCCGTCATTTCAGGAGTCTCGTAGTTTAACACAGGCTTGAGTTAGACTGCAAGCTGTCGTggttaaaatattcatttcacaGAAAAACTGCAATACTACAAAAAAGGTTCTTTCATTCTAGTCATGCCCTTTCTCAAACAAGAACAGGGACAAGATGTGCACATACCTTTGAAATAATCAGAACATGCAATAACATCTGTATACTCTTTCAAAGCAAAATGTTGCTGGTTAGCGTTTCTTTTGAAAACTGTCAAGCTGTTCTTTCAAGATACTAGCTTATTTTCAAAAGACAAAAGGCACACATACGTTCTGCACTGATTCTGTGTCAATTTATGCCCTATACATTAACGGAtttgtaaatacacatgtaagacTGCAATGGAAAGGCCTTTGTAAACATTGCCATTATCAGACTTGCTGTCCATCATGTTCCTGCCCCCATCAAAGTGACTGCCCTTATCAGGCTCACCGCTCATCAGGGTTTTCGCCGCCATCAAATTTGCCCCGTCTCAGGTTCGCCGTTCATCAGGGTTCCGGCCACCATcatcttatttttatttttcatcattaatttgtttttaattttttcatcgATTTCATCGGTAATCAGATGAAAAATGGGGGATGACGCATCagaatatgaaaacaaattagaAATATAATACAGATGACAAACAAATCCTTGGGtgaaattcagttaaaaaccgGGGATTCCTTTTGTTATAAATAAGATAGATGTGTCAAAGTGGCACATCTACTTAGGTAAGGTTTGAATAAATCTGTCACAAGCCCTGcctgaaaacataaataaaatattggaACGAGTATACATAATGCCTACAGTGTGATTTAGATTGGGTTTCCGACTTAAATTCATTTTAGGCTGCTATGTATGTTTCATAACAATTTACAAAGTATAGCTAAGTTTAAATATGCTATTTAAGAACGCTTTCAGTGAGTGTTtattattagtgttttatgttataacatttttcaaaagtgtttcacttataaacactgaaaatattttaaagtggGGACAAACTTTATGGAAACGTTAGCAAtcaatattatttaaaacactatttatatttatttaagagcaccattattcttttatttaacGACACCTTTAGCGTTTTATTTAAAAGCACTTATGCGTATTAAAGTAAAACACGTGTCCTGCACAGTAAAACACTTTGCGTTTAACcttaaaacattaaatgtatATAAGCGTGACACTGAAGTGTTTTCAAAGCGTGGACAAAATGTGCTATGTAGTGTCTTGTTTTCAGACACTTTTTATTTACAGTGAATTGACAtaacatgattggtgtttaaagccgtactcaagaatgtttcacttatatgcccGACTTAAAAAATGGCCCCTCCCCACGTACGTGATacaacctcctgacttaaaacccgCTGGTGGGGCCtccgctaacgcagcgtaatgacccaggaacctctcaccaatgcggtcgctgtgagttcaagtccagctcatgctggcttcctctccggccgtacgtgggaaggatcttcacggatggtcgtgggtgtccaccgggctctggccggtttcttctcaccataatgctggccgccgttgtataagtgaaatattcttgagtacggcgtaaaacaccaatcaaatgaataaaacccGCTGCCAAGTCAGTATCTAAAACATCTAAGCCAGCGAGGCCCCGTGATGTAAGTAAGTAAAATAGCATTTGCTGGGGCGTAAAATATCATTtggtatgacgtaaaacacctatcaaataaataacttttttttggTCAAAACGGTCAAAATGAGTGAGAAAGATTTCGGCCGGGCCCGGTTTTCccccacaaaacaaaacaaggaagagaacaaacaaaaa
Encoded proteins:
- the LOC135461686 gene encoding uncharacterized protein LOC135461686 gives rise to the protein MDGVEAEAEAVEVEAGEVVVEVEAEEVEAGEVVVEAGEVVVEVEAGEVVVEAAGILVVVEKVTIDRTSQQEEGKSSFLLVTLDARPFRRGERSPGCRGGGGGDGEGEKGDKREGGDEHGDKPDGNDTGDGHDIPKDCKKPDGSYTGFSRGGNPPGGRRGGSGGRRRSEGKRGRIGRP